From Aspergillus chevalieri M1 DNA, chromosome 4, nearly complete sequence, a single genomic window includes:
- a CDS encoding uncharacterized protein (COG:G;~EggNog:ENOG410QDAJ;~InterPro:IPR011701,IPR036259;~TransMembrane:7 (o15-35i56-76o96-116i123-141o147-167i188-208o214-235i);~go_function: GO:0022857 - transmembrane transporter activity [Evidence IEA];~go_process: GO:0055085 - transmembrane transport [Evidence IEA]), with the protein MQIAQQLSPKIGYPWAIRVMGFIIVFDSVLIVLLARPRQFKRTKGPLVDPKAFKEPTYLFFAIGIFFTLWGVYIAYFYTTTFGKEIIGISENNSLTLLMILNAVGVPGRIVPSLLADNYFGTFNTLLPFVCAVSALLYGWIGVHSTGGFYGFVVIYGICANAVQTLFPSALSQLTTDLSKVASRVGMVFTVGSFACLTGPPIAGALISKKGGDYLWAQLFGGTSVILGFVLLSVARWTKGRS; encoded by the exons ATGCAGATCGCGCAACAGCTGTCGCCGAAGATCGGGTATCCCTGGGCGATCCGGGTGATGGGTTTTATTATCGTCTTTGACTCGGTGCTCATCGTTTTGTTGGCCCGGCCACGGCAGTTCAAACGTACCAAGGGGCCTTTGGTTGATCCAAAGGCGTTCAAGGAGCCCACGTACCTGTTCTTTGCCATTGGGATCTTCTTTACCCTTTGGGGTGTCTATATTGCTTATTTCTAC ACCACCACTTTCGGGAAAGAAATAATCGGCATCTCTGAGAATAACTCCCTCACCCTTCTCATGATCCTTAATGCTGTCGGCGTTCCAGGCCGAATTGTTCCCTCCCTCTTAGCAGACAACTACTTCGGTACCTTCAACACCCTACTCCCATTCGTCTGCGCCGTCTCCGCTCTTCTATACGGCTGGATCGGCGTACACTCCACGGGCGGCTTTTACGGCTTTGTCGTGATATACGGTATCTGCGCGAATGCCGTGCAGACACTTTTCCCGTCGGCACTGTCTCAGCTGACCACGGATCTGAGTAAAGTGGCTTCTCGGGTGGGAATGGTGTTTACGGTGGGCAGCTTTGCTTGTCTTACGGGGCCGCCGATTGCGGGGGCGTTGATCAGTAAGAAGGGTGGTGATTATTTGTGGGCGCAGCTGTTTGGAGGGACGTCGGTTATTCTTGGGTTTGTGCTTTTGTCTGTGGCACGGTGGACGAAGGGGCGGTCTTGA